In Cryptococcus deuterogattii R265 chromosome 4, complete sequence, a genomic segment contains:
- a CDS encoding exosome complex protein LRP1, with translation MTETSPKTTLSALNESLDALEAALAPLEAKPWSQTVENLLPLERIKIDVLGAYLINDLVWVYLKMKGVDPAKHDVTAELERIKTYYSKVSSAEGHEEIRPKVDAAAAHRFVANSIPRAQHLPPTTSAELAANQRALRIAEEEEEESIRRLGKPSRFRHIQERGKLKLIPGQEVETIGGEDVMIGEDRQREAEKFLREFANEVEGK, from the exons ATGACAGAAACCTCGCCAAAAACTACTCTCTCCGCTCTTAACGAGTCACTCGATGCTCTGGAAGCTGCTCTTGCACCTTTAGAGGCCAAACCGTGGTCACAAACTGTTGAAAATTTGTTACCGTTGGAAAGAATCAAGATCGACGTTTTGGGTGCCTACTTAATCAATGACCTTGTATGGG TGTATTTGAAAATGAAAGGAGTTGACCCGGCAAAGCATGATGTGACTGCTGAACTG GAACGGATAAAAACATATTATTCCAAAGTCAGCTCCGCTGAGGGCCACGAAGAGA TTCGCCCAAAAGTCGACGCTGCCGCTGCCCATCGCTTTGTCGCCAACTCTATCCCTCGTGcccaacatcttccaccaacCACATCGGCCGAGCTCGCGGCTAACCAACGAGCTTTGCGCAtagctgaagaggaagaagaagagagtatCAGGCGACTAGGCAAACCTTCTCGATTCCGTCATATCCAAGAGCGAGGAAAGTTAAAGCTCATTCCGGGACAAGAAGTGGAAACAATTGGCGGTGAAGATGTTATGATAGGTGAAGATCGGCAAAGAGAAGCCGAAAAGTTTCTGAGAGAGTTTGCAAATGAAGTCGAAGGAAAATAA